Proteins encoded by one window of Rubrobacter indicoceani:
- a CDS encoding ABC transporter permease, translating into MIKKRRHDIWLFVAAMLVALPFVPLVLWAFAGEWQFPELLPTEWTLRGWSYLGGNRFSEAFVNSLVVGVGATVASVAVGLPAGMAIGGYAFRAKGLVVFLVLLPVMVPPLASTMGIHLTFIRLGLADTLLGVFLVHLIPTVPYTAIILASVFADMTGEMEEAARTLGASPFRAFLHVTLPQAVPGVAVAALFAFLVSWSQYILTVLVGGGSVLTLPMLLFSAASGNDPVITSVLAVVFALPALAALVAALKFVRGDANLAPGRPT; encoded by the coding sequence GTGATAAAGAAACGTCGTCACGATATCTGGCTTTTCGTTGCGGCGATGCTGGTCGCGCTGCCGTTCGTGCCGCTTGTCCTGTGGGCTTTCGCGGGAGAGTGGCAGTTCCCAGAGCTTCTGCCAACGGAGTGGACGCTGCGCGGCTGGTCGTATCTCGGGGGGAACCGTTTTTCGGAGGCGTTCGTAAACAGCTTGGTCGTCGGGGTCGGTGCGACGGTGGCGTCGGTCGCGGTCGGGCTTCCGGCGGGGATGGCGATCGGCGGGTACGCCTTTCGGGCAAAGGGGCTCGTGGTGTTTCTGGTGCTGCTCCCCGTCATGGTCCCTCCCCTGGCCTCGACGATGGGGATCCACCTGACGTTTATCCGGCTCGGGCTTGCGGATACACTTCTCGGGGTGTTTCTCGTTCATCTTATCCCGACCGTCCCTTACACCGCGATCATCCTCGCAAGCGTCTTCGCCGACATGACGGGCGAGATGGAGGAGGCGGCCCGCACCCTGGGCGCGTCGCCCTTCCGGGCTTTTCTGCACGTGACGCTTCCGCAGGCGGTACCCGGCGTGGCCGTCGCCGCGCTTTTCGCGTTTCTCGTCTCCTGGAGCCAGTACATCCTGACGGTCCTTGTCGGAGGCGGGAGCGTCCTGACCCTGCCGATGCTCCTTTTCTCCGCCGCCTCGGGCAACGACCCCGTCATCACCTCCGTCCTTGCGGTTGTCTTTGCCCTTCCGGCCCTGGCAGCTCTTGTGGCGGCCCTGAAGTTCGTTCGGGGCGACGCAAACCTCGCCCCCGGCAGGCCGACGTGA
- a CDS encoding ABC transporter ATP-binding protein, which yields MIGASLELESLTFRYRRGEAAAVSGLSLKAEPGELVALLGPSGCGKTTALKMVAGLLAPTSGDVLVGGASVIGLAPEKREAAMVFQKPLLFPNMSVRENVGFGLRMRGRTDAAEARVLEALARVQMSGFADRNPRELSGGEQQRISLARALVTEPKLLLLDEPLSALDANLREEMRGLVLQLQEEGGYTTVFVTHDQEEAVILADRIALLDGGELLMYDTPEAFYDRPKTRRVARFFGATNFIEGDADGPLLVSTGLGPLKLRHPAPPGPATLTIRPESVLLGVGAGENSFPARITGATYLGTQVHYDLEAGGLKLRAATAPSVRFTVGARVETKLPAASLWPLSG from the coding sequence ATGATCGGCGCCTCCCTCGAGCTCGAGTCGCTCACCTTTCGCTACCGCCGGGGTGAGGCCGCCGCGGTCTCCGGGCTCTCGCTGAAGGCCGAGCCGGGGGAGCTGGTCGCGCTGCTCGGGCCGTCGGGTTGCGGCAAGACAACCGCGCTCAAGATGGTAGCCGGGCTGCTCGCCCCGACAAGCGGAGACGTTCTGGTGGGCGGCGCATCGGTAATCGGGCTTGCGCCGGAGAAGCGCGAGGCGGCGATGGTCTTTCAGAAACCGCTCCTGTTTCCGAACATGAGCGTACGCGAGAACGTCGGCTTCGGGCTCAGGATGCGCGGCAGAACGGACGCAGCCGAAGCCCGCGTCCTTGAAGCTCTGGCCCGGGTCCAGATGTCCGGCTTCGCAGACCGAAACCCGCGCGAGCTCTCCGGCGGAGAGCAGCAGCGCATCTCGCTCGCCCGCGCCCTCGTTACGGAACCGAAGCTGCTCCTGCTCGACGAGCCGCTCTCCGCGCTCGACGCAAACCTGCGCGAAGAGATGCGGGGCCTTGTCCTGCAGCTTCAGGAGGAGGGAGGCTATACAACGGTGTTCGTCACCCACGATCAGGAAGAGGCCGTCATCCTCGCGGACCGCATCGCCCTGCTCGACGGCGGCGAGCTCCTGATGTACGACACCCCCGAAGCTTTCTACGACCGTCCTAAAACCCGCCGCGTGGCCCGCTTTTTCGGGGCCACGAACTTTATCGAGGGCGACGCCGACGGCCCCCTTCTCGTAAGCACCGGGCTGGGGCCGCTGAAGCTCAGGCACCCCGCTCCCCCCGGCCCGGCGACCCTGACCATCCGCCCGGAGTCCGTCCTGCTCGGCGTGGGCGCCGGGGAAAACTCTTTTCCCGCCCGTATCACCGGCGCGACGTACCTCGGGACGCAGGTCCACTACGACCTTGAAGCAGGCGGCCTGAAGCTGCGGGCCGCAACGGCCCCGAGCGTCCGGTTCACGGTCGGGGCCAGGGTAGAAACAAAGCTCCCGGCGGCCTCCCTGTGGCCGCTCTCCGGCTAG
- a CDS encoding calcium-binding protein, with amino-acid sequence MKKKLMVGALAAGLAIAVSGGAALAVNKVCPESGACRGTQQADGLTGTNGVNKIVGLGGNDVVYGYGADDKINGGPGDDFLRGDDGNDAIQGRAGLDSLIGSKGNDTLTGDADADAPGTDNVAGGPGNDLEYGGPGNDLLGNIVFGSTTVTDRGRDQLFGGSGNDRFYTVDGFRDTIDCGTDEDTAYVDNLDVASETCENVFVKEDRSPASGSFPVAGRAELPAGARAVR; translated from the coding sequence TTGAAAAAGAAGCTTATGGTCGGTGCGCTGGCGGCGGGGCTGGCCATCGCGGTTTCGGGCGGTGCCGCGCTCGCGGTGAACAAAGTATGCCCCGAGAGCGGCGCGTGCCGGGGCACCCAGCAGGCCGACGGTCTGACCGGGACAAACGGGGTCAACAAAATCGTCGGCCTCGGCGGCAACGACGTAGTCTACGGGTACGGGGCGGACGATAAGATCAACGGTGGCCCCGGCGACGACTTCCTGCGCGGCGATGACGGAAACGACGCCATTCAGGGTCGGGCCGGTCTCGACTCGCTTATCGGCAGCAAGGGCAACGACACCCTGACAGGCGACGCCGACGCCGATGCCCCCGGCACCGACAACGTAGCGGGCGGGCCCGGCAACGACCTTGAATACGGGGGACCCGGCAACGACCTCCTCGGCAACATCGTCTTCGGCTCCACCACCGTGACCGACCGGGGTCGGGACCAGCTCTTCGGTGGCTCGGGCAACGACCGCTTCTACACCGTTGACGGGTTCAGGGACACCATAGACTGCGGGACGGACGAGGACACGGCCTACGTGGACAACCTCGACGTGGCGAGCGAGACCTGCGAGAACGTCTTCGTCAAGGAAGACCGGTCCCCGGCGAGCGGCTCCTTCCCGGTAGCGGGCAGGGCCGAACTCCCCGCCGGAGCAAGAGCCGTCCGCTAG
- a CDS encoding ABC transporter substrate-binding protein encodes MKPKIVALLTCVLLFAASCGGEGSGEAEQRGETRPFPELEAAAEGTTVRMFAYGGDDRTNAYLDNWLAPRLEEEYGIEFERTPVGDTADIVNKLLNERQAADNRGTVDLVWVNGQNFYTGSQADLWFGPFAESLPNAGYIDYRDRDIALDFGYPIEGMEAAWSQAQFVMIYNAAEVENPPRNMEELRAWTERNPGRFTYPAPPDFFGNAFILQAFYDLTNDVATYGEPFDEQVFDERVGVFTEYMNDIEPNLWRGGETYPQSGAALDELFQNGEVDLTVTYNPYFAQQQIDAGIFPDSTRTYLLEDGTLSNTSYLAIPFNAPNTAGAQVAVNFMESPEAQLELQRQNVVGGLATLDVESLPDDLQRDFSDTAGGEAVLPLDRLQANRLPEARTEWTLALQEAWTEEVRKD; translated from the coding sequence TTGAAGCCGAAAATCGTAGCTCTCCTGACGTGCGTGCTGCTCTTCGCGGCCTCCTGTGGTGGCGAAGGCTCCGGCGAGGCTGAGCAGCGGGGCGAGACGCGACCGTTCCCCGAACTCGAGGCCGCCGCGGAGGGGACGACCGTCCGCATGTTCGCCTACGGCGGCGACGACCGGACAAACGCCTACCTCGACAACTGGCTTGCGCCGAGACTCGAAGAAGAGTACGGCATAGAATTCGAGCGCACGCCCGTCGGGGATACGGCGGACATCGTCAACAAGCTTCTAAACGAACGGCAGGCCGCCGACAACAGAGGAACGGTTGACCTTGTGTGGGTCAACGGCCAGAACTTCTATACCGGCTCCCAGGCCGACCTGTGGTTCGGCCCCTTCGCCGAGAGCCTCCCAAACGCCGGGTACATAGACTACAGGGACCGCGATATCGCCCTTGACTTCGGCTACCCGATAGAAGGCATGGAGGCCGCGTGGAGCCAGGCTCAGTTTGTCATGATATACAACGCCGCTGAGGTGGAGAACCCGCCGCGCAACATGGAGGAACTCCGCGCCTGGACGGAGAGAAACCCCGGGCGCTTCACCTACCCCGCGCCGCCGGACTTCTTCGGCAACGCCTTTATCCTGCAGGCCTTCTACGACCTGACCAACGACGTTGCGACCTACGGGGAACCCTTTGACGAGCAGGTATTCGATGAGCGCGTCGGGGTTTTCACGGAGTACATGAACGACATCGAGCCGAACCTCTGGCGGGGCGGCGAGACGTACCCGCAATCGGGCGCGGCCCTGGACGAGCTCTTCCAGAACGGCGAGGTGGACCTGACGGTGACGTACAACCCGTACTTCGCCCAGCAGCAGATAGACGCGGGCATCTTCCCCGACTCGACTCGCACGTACCTTCTGGAGGACGGGACGCTCAGCAACACAAGCTACCTTGCGATCCCGTTTAACGCGCCGAACACCGCCGGGGCGCAGGTCGCCGTGAACTTTATGGAGTCGCCCGAGGCACAGCTTGAACTGCAGAGGCAGAACGTTGTCGGCGGGCTGGCAACGCTCGACGTGGAGAGCCTGCCGGACGACCTGCAGCGGGACTTCTCCGACACCGCCGGGGGTGAGGCCGTCCTACCGCTCGACAGGCTTCAAGCCAACCGCCTGCCGGAGGCCCGGACGGAGTGGACGCTCGCCCTGCAGGAGGCGTGGACCGAAGAAGTAAGAAAAGACTAG
- a CDS encoding prephenate dehydrogenase/arogenate dehydrogenase family protein yields the protein MEPRNGRQPGGERPRRSRCLGPDGGRLLKNGAGRLGIFGVGLIGGSVGLAARRAGWHVSGVDLPGSLAAAEAVGAIDRAATLTELRASDVIVLAAPISRIKETLPRFSGSNALITDVASTKGGIVAAAEASGLRFVGGHPMAGSQLSGVANARADLFTGARYFLTPTDRTDPEDYREVQSFVRTLGAVPTAVEPEKHDLLMAALSHLPHMMAAALLDVAAGISPEALSFAGPAFRDLTRVGASNPELWSDILSENSGAVQEVLEDFVKTLEELGAEVENRKSITRRFSDAREAYDTLGGILVEKSGKNVDLAIPVENRPGTFAEVTTLMGSNSINILDLYVRHSNTERAALVLTVDSESVAPARKLLGDSGFASEVLG from the coding sequence CTGGAGCCGCGTAACGGTCGGCAACCGGGGGGAGAACGACCGCGTCGCAGCCGCTGTCTCGGGCCGGACGGAGGCCGTCTCCTGAAAAACGGTGCGGGTCGGCTCGGGATCTTCGGGGTCGGTCTGATCGGCGGCTCCGTCGGCCTCGCCGCAAGACGGGCGGGCTGGCACGTGTCGGGCGTTGATCTCCCGGGGTCGCTCGCCGCTGCGGAGGCGGTCGGGGCGATAGACCGGGCGGCGACGCTCACCGAACTGCGCGCCTCCGATGTTATCGTTCTTGCCGCTCCGATATCGAGGATCAAGGAAACCCTCCCCCGCTTCTCCGGCTCGAACGCCCTGATAACCGATGTCGCCAGCACGAAGGGGGGCATCGTAGCCGCAGCCGAGGCGTCCGGCCTGCGCTTTGTCGGCGGACACCCGATGGCCGGAAGCCAGCTCTCCGGCGTCGCCAACGCAAGGGCCGACCTCTTTACCGGGGCGCGCTACTTTCTCACCCCCACCGACCGTACCGACCCGGAAGACTACCGCGAAGTCCAGAGCTTCGTCCGGACCCTCGGCGCCGTTCCGACCGCCGTCGAACCAGAGAAACACGACCTGCTCATGGCCGCCCTCTCCCACCTGCCGCACATGATGGCCGCCGCCCTTCTCGACGTCGCCGCCGGCATCTCCCCCGAGGCGCTCTCCTTTGCCGGGCCGGCCTTCCGCGACCTCACCCGCGTCGGCGCGTCCAACCCGGAACTCTGGTCGGACATCCTCTCCGAGAACTCCGGGGCGGTTCAGGAAGTCCTTGAAGACTTCGTCAAGACGCTGGAAGAACTCGGCGCGGAAGTCGAGAACAGAAAGTCCATCACACGTCGCTTCTCCGACGCGCGCGAAGCCTACGACACGCTCGGCGGTATCCTTGTAGAGAAAAGCGGAAAGAACGTGGACCTCGCCATCCCGGTCGAGAACCGCCCTGGCACCTTCGCCGAGGTCACGACGCTCATGGGGTCGAACTCGATCAACATCCTTGACCTCTACGTGCGCCACTCAAACACCGAACGCGCCGCCCTTGTCCTGACCGTTGACTCGGAATCCGTCGCGCCCGCAAGAAAGCTCCTTGGAGATTCCGGCTTCGCCTCGGAGGTTCTCGGCTAG
- a CDS encoding ABC transporter permease — translation MRPPGARVSGGIKVALLLAPAMLIIGVLFVGGLCASFVQSLGYFPAIGQTGVSLDAYREVLTGSGFLDSLFLTLYIAVASTVVSTVLAVLAALALRRSSSRLSAVVFQVPITVPHLVAAVGIALIVSQTGLGSRLAAALGLVGRPADFPALLYDRYSVGIILTYVWKETPFIALVVLAALRGVASELEDVARTLGANSLQRFRYVVFPVIAPGVVAASLVVFAFTFGSFEVPYLLGRDYPTILPVAAYNEYRSTELSDRPEAMAINVVIALVTAVIAAFYLRLGRGFGRGK, via the coding sequence TTGAGACCTCCGGGGGCCAGGGTCAGCGGAGGGATAAAGGTCGCGCTCCTGCTCGCCCCGGCGATGCTGATCATCGGTGTTCTTTTCGTCGGCGGTCTTTGCGCCTCTTTCGTGCAGTCGCTCGGCTACTTCCCCGCCATCGGCCAGACAGGCGTCAGCCTCGACGCCTACCGCGAAGTTCTGACGGGGAGCGGCTTTCTTGATTCGCTTTTCCTGACGCTGTACATCGCGGTCGCCTCCACGGTGGTTTCGACCGTTCTCGCCGTTCTCGCCGCGCTGGCTCTCCGGCGTTCGTCGAGCCGGCTGAGCGCGGTTGTTTTTCAGGTTCCCATCACCGTCCCGCACCTGGTGGCCGCCGTCGGGATAGCGCTTATCGTAAGCCAGACGGGCCTCGGTTCGCGGCTCGCCGCGGCGCTCGGGCTGGTCGGGCGTCCGGCGGATTTCCCGGCCCTGCTCTACGACAGGTACTCGGTCGGGATCATCCTGACGTACGTCTGGAAGGAGACGCCGTTTATCGCGCTCGTGGTGCTGGCCGCGCTGCGCGGGGTCGCCTCCGAGCTGGAGGACGTGGCGCGGACGCTCGGGGCGAACTCCCTGCAGCGGTTCCGGTACGTGGTGTTTCCGGTTATCGCGCCGGGCGTCGTGGCGGCGAGCCTCGTGGTCTTTGCGTTTACTTTCGGGTCGTTCGAGGTCCCGTATCTTCTCGGTCGGGACTACCCGACCATCCTCCCGGTCGCAGCGTACAACGAGTACCGCTCCACCGAGCTTTCGGACAGGCCCGAAGCGATGGCTATAAACGTCGTGATCGCCCTTGTAACCGCCGTTATCGCGGCCTTCTACCTCCGCCTCGGACGCGGCTTCGGGCGCGGAAAGTGA
- a CDS encoding nucleoside deaminase, with the protein MPNPEAHMRRAIELAKKNPSQPFGCVIVDRQNNIVSEAFNDGENPVRHGETAAIYDLASKGTDSEWRDLTLYTTAEPCPMCAGAVLWSGIGRVVIGTSIETLVALGLPQIDIPLHEVLERASEDFTPPEVEAGFLEAECDALYRSIS; encoded by the coding sequence ATGCCGAACCCCGAGGCCCACATGCGACGCGCCATCGAACTTGCAAAGAAAAACCCCTCACAGCCGTTCGGGTGTGTCATCGTAGACAGGCAAAACAACATCGTCTCCGAAGCCTTCAACGACGGCGAGAACCCCGTTCGGCACGGAGAAACGGCGGCGATCTACGACCTTGCATCGAAGGGAACGGACTCTGAATGGCGAGATCTGACCCTCTACACGACCGCCGAGCCGTGTCCGATGTGCGCCGGGGCCGTGCTCTGGTCCGGCATCGGGCGGGTGGTTATAGGGACTTCCATCGAGACGCTCGTTGCGCTCGGGCTGCCGCAGATAGACATACCGCTTCACGAAGTCTTGGAACGTGCCTCCGAAGACTTCACCCCGCCGGAGGTAGAGGCCGGGTTTCTCGAGGCCGAGTGCGACGCGCTCTACCGGAGCATCTCCTAG
- a CDS encoding NUDIX domain-containing protein, with protein MAAPETPKLTVDIVLEQAGGVVLIQRKNEPFKGRWCLPGGFVDVGESVESAAVREMKEETGLDVRIVRLVGVYSDPERDPRGHSVTVAFLAGKVGGRLRADDDAADAKVLDPESVELGFDHAEVIRDALASGEA; from the coding sequence TTGGCCGCACCCGAGACCCCGAAGCTGACCGTGGACATCGTGCTGGAGCAGGCCGGCGGGGTGGTTTTGATCCAGCGTAAAAACGAACCCTTCAAGGGACGATGGTGTCTGCCCGGCGGTTTTGTCGACGTGGGGGAGTCCGTCGAGTCGGCGGCGGTGAGGGAGATGAAGGAGGAGACCGGGCTGGATGTCAGGATAGTCCGGCTCGTCGGGGTCTATTCCGACCCGGAGCGCGACCCGAGGGGGCACAGCGTAACCGTTGCGTTTCTTGCCGGAAAGGTTGGTGGAAGGCTTCGGGCCGACGACGACGCGGCCGACGCAAAGGTTCTGGACCCTGAAAGCGTCGAGCTCGGTTTCGACCACGCGGAGGTGATCCGGGACGCCCTCGCGTCCGGCGAAGCCTAG
- a CDS encoding dihydrolipoyl dehydrogenase family protein has protein sequence MTRSNDPYDLVVIGGGTAGLVSAAGGASLGARVALVEYDRLGGDCLFYGCVPTKTLVKSAHVAKTVRTSTDFGVKSSPPEIDFPAVMARMRGVIEQAGEADDPGRFRDLGVDVRLGERASFVSSDTVMVGGARLRSRSFIIATGSEASVPPVDGLDKAGYLTNVEVLQLEELPGSLTVLGSGPIGCEFAQIFARFGVAVTIVSDAAPLPKEDPEVGRLIKAVLEADGVTVHEGFLADSVSVESGEKVLVAKNRLGREITIRSEEILVATGRSPVTGTLALENAGVRVGKSGITVDEYLRTTADNIYAAGDVTGMLPFTHAAEFQAKTALRNALFPVRSRIDYSAVPWTTFTAPEVARVGLTENEAREKYGDVKVWRKDFSGVDRAMADGETVGFEKIVCRKNGEILGAHIVGPDAGNIVHELVLAMRKGIKVGDISQTVHVYPTLAQVNQRAADGFYREKLFGGPAGSAFRAYFGARRRLGRVREVWRPG, from the coding sequence ATGACCCGGAGCAACGATCCCTACGACCTTGTAGTGATAGGCGGCGGTACGGCCGGTCTGGTGTCGGCGGCGGGAGGAGCGTCCCTCGGGGCGAGGGTCGCGCTTGTCGAGTACGACCGGCTCGGCGGCGACTGCCTCTTTTACGGCTGCGTCCCGACCAAGACCCTGGTAAAGAGCGCGCACGTCGCAAAGACCGTCCGCACCTCAACGGACTTCGGCGTCAAGTCCTCCCCCCCGGAGATTGACTTCCCGGCGGTTATGGCCCGGATGCGCGGCGTTATAGAGCAGGCGGGCGAGGCCGACGACCCCGGGCGGTTTCGCGACCTGGGCGTGGACGTGCGGCTCGGTGAGCGCGCGAGCTTCGTCTCTTCGGATACGGTCATGGTCGGAGGCGCGCGGCTCCGGTCAAGAAGCTTTATCATCGCGACCGGCTCCGAGGCGAGCGTCCCCCCGGTGGACGGGCTGGATAAGGCCGGGTACCTGACAAACGTCGAGGTCCTGCAGCTGGAAGAGCTGCCCGGCTCCCTGACGGTGCTCGGCTCCGGCCCCATCGGCTGCGAGTTCGCGCAGATATTCGCCCGCTTCGGCGTCGCGGTCACCATCGTCTCGGACGCCGCCCCGCTCCCGAAGGAAGACCCGGAGGTCGGACGCCTCATCAAAGCCGTTCTGGAGGCCGACGGGGTCACCGTTCACGAGGGGTTTCTCGCCGATTCCGTCTCCGTCGAGAGCGGGGAGAAGGTGCTGGTCGCAAAAAACCGGCTCGGCCGGGAGATAACCATCCGCTCGGAGGAGATCCTCGTCGCCACCGGACGCTCCCCCGTTACCGGGACGCTCGCCCTCGAGAACGCCGGGGTCAGGGTCGGCAAGTCGGGTATCACGGTGGACGAGTACCTCCGGACGACCGCCGACAACATCTACGCCGCCGGGGACGTTACCGGGATGCTGCCGTTCACGCACGCAGCGGAGTTTCAGGCCAAGACCGCCCTCAGAAACGCGCTTTTCCCGGTGAGGTCCCGGATAGACTACAGCGCGGTTCCGTGGACAACCTTCACCGCGCCGGAGGTCGCCCGCGTCGGGCTGACGGAGAACGAGGCGCGGGAGAAGTACGGCGACGTAAAGGTCTGGCGCAAGGACTTCTCGGGTGTTGACCGGGCGATGGCCGACGGCGAGACGGTCGGGTTCGAGAAGATCGTCTGCCGCAAGAACGGTGAGATCCTCGGGGCGCACATCGTCGGGCCGGACGCCGGGAACATAGTCCACGAACTGGTGCTGGCGATGCGCAAGGGCATAAAAGTCGGGGACATCTCCCAGACCGTCCACGTCTACCCGACGCTCGCTCAGGTAAACCAGCGGGCGGCGGACGGGTTCTACCGCGAGAAGCTTTTCGGTGGTCCGGCGGGTTCGGCGTTCAGGGCGTACTTCGGAGCGCGACGCAGGCTCGGGCGGGTACGGGAAGTGTGGCGGCCCGGTTGA
- a CDS encoding TIGR01777 family oxidoreductase gives MKILVSGAGGLVGTELTRELKAAGHSITALSTSQPSSPETIRWDPTRGQVDASRLEGFDAVVHLAGESIVGSNPVTERWTEAKKAKIMNSRRDGTTLLANTLAGLSDKPEVLVSASAVGYYGSRGNELLTEESAPGDDFLAGVCRVWELSADAARNAGIRVVHPRIGIVLSKNGGALASTLPIFKLGLGGKVGDGKQFWSWVALTDLAGSIHHAIENDSVEGPVNIGSPNPMTNAEYTEVLGDVLGRPTLLPLPAPVARVVLGEVADALLLSSARMQPRALENTGYTFRHPELRGALRSIL, from the coding sequence GTGAAGATTCTTGTAAGCGGTGCAGGCGGGCTGGTCGGAACGGAACTGACGCGGGAACTGAAGGCGGCGGGACATTCCATAACCGCCCTCTCGACCTCGCAGCCCTCGTCCCCGGAGACTATCCGGTGGGACCCCACACGCGGGCAGGTGGACGCTTCGCGACTCGAAGGCTTCGACGCGGTTGTCCATCTGGCCGGAGAGAGCATCGTCGGCTCCAACCCGGTCACGGAACGCTGGACCGAGGCCAAGAAGGCAAAGATAATGAACAGCCGCCGCGACGGTACGACGCTGCTCGCAAACACCCTGGCCGGGCTCTCCGACAAACCGGAAGTCCTTGTCAGCGCGTCGGCGGTCGGATACTACGGAAGCCGGGGCAACGAGCTTCTGACCGAGGAGAGCGCACCCGGAGACGACTTTCTCGCCGGTGTCTGCCGGGTCTGGGAGTTATCGGCGGATGCCGCGCGAAACGCCGGGATCCGGGTCGTGCATCCGAGAATCGGGATAGTCCTGTCAAAAAACGGCGGCGCGCTCGCGAGCACGCTCCCGATCTTCAAGCTCGGACTCGGTGGGAAGGTCGGGGACGGAAAGCAGTTCTGGAGCTGGGTTGCCCTGACCGACCTCGCGGGCTCCATCCACCACGCCATAGAAAACGATTCCGTCGAGGGGCCGGTAAACATCGGAAGCCCGAACCCGATGACAAACGCCGAATACACGGAGGTTCTCGGGGACGTACTCGGACGCCCGACGCTCCTTCCCCTGCCCGCTCCGGTGGCCCGGGTCGTGCTCGGCGAGGTCGCGGACGCGCTGCTCCTCTCGAGCGCGCGAATGCAGCCGAGAGCCCTCGAAAACACCGGCTACACGTTCCGGCACCCCGAGCTCCGGGGCGCGCTCCGGAGTATCCTCTAA
- a CDS encoding metallophosphoesterase family protein, whose translation MKLLCISDREDSILYSPTLNSYAEGVDAVISCGDLPFDYLEYIVTFLGVPLYYVLGNHDPDVESKDYPGGCIPLDGKVMDIGGVVVAGLSGSINYSNGNNQYTERQMRRKARALSRRIFARGLLGHPKPTVFVTHSPPLGVGDGRDFAHRGFESFLRLMDRHGPDLWLHGHVHLYGARRSRQNLYGRTKVVNVYSNHFIET comes from the coding sequence GTGAAGCTGCTCTGCATAAGCGACCGGGAGGACAGCATTCTCTACAGTCCGACGCTCAACTCCTACGCCGAAGGCGTGGACGCCGTTATAAGCTGCGGTGACCTCCCCTTCGACTATCTTGAGTACATCGTTACGTTTCTCGGCGTGCCGCTCTACTACGTTCTTGGAAACCACGACCCGGACGTGGAGTCAAAGGACTACCCCGGCGGCTGCATCCCGCTCGACGGTAAGGTGATGGATATCGGCGGCGTGGTGGTCGCGGGGTTGTCCGGTTCCATAAACTACTCGAACGGCAACAACCAGTACACCGAGCGCCAGATGCGGCGCAAGGCCCGCGCTCTTTCGAGGCGCATATTCGCTCGCGGGCTGCTCGGTCACCCGAAACCCACGGTTTTTGTAACGCACTCGCCGCCCCTCGGGGTCGGGGACGGCAGGGACTTCGCCCACCGGGGCTTCGAGTCGTTTCTGAGGCTCATGGACCGGCATGGACCGGACCTCTGGCTGCACGGCCACGTTCACCTCTACGGGGCGCGACGGTCCCGGCAGAACCTCTACGGCCGGACAAAGGTCGTCAACGTCTACAGCAACCATTTCATCGAAACATAA